A window from Telopea speciosissima isolate NSW1024214 ecotype Mountain lineage chromosome 8, Tspe_v1, whole genome shotgun sequence encodes these proteins:
- the LOC122672695 gene encoding laccase-17-like, producing the protein MGFFLLSSSPLVGAFILALSTVWLLPLVVVGQHSGITRQYKFDIKLQNVTRLCHTKSIVTVNGQFPGPPLVAREGDQVLIKVVNHVQNNISLHWHGIRQLRSGWADGPAYITQCPIQTGQSYVYNFTITGQRGTLLWHAHISWLRSTIYGPIIILPKRGVPYPFLKPYKEVPIIFGEWWNVDTEAVINQALQTGAGPNVSDAYTINGLPGPLYNCSTKDTFKLKVKPGKTYLLRLINAALNDELFFRIANHTVTIVEADAVYVKPFKTKTLLIAPGQTTNVLLKTKPKFPNATFLMAARPYFTGRGTFDNSTTVGILEYEHPTTSSSSSSSSSLPTSIKNLPLFKPPLPSLNDTSFVTKFTKRFRSLATTTFPANVPQTVDRHFFFTVGLGTTPCPKNQTCQGPTNTTKFSASINNVSFVLPNKALLQTRFFGQSSKGIYTTDFPKSPLIPFNYTGTPPNNTMDSNGTKVVVLNYNTSVELVLQDTSILGAESHPLHLHGFNFFAVGQGFSNFDPKKDPPKFNLIDPVERNTIGVPSGGWVAIRFLADNPGVWFMHCHLEVHTSWGLKMAWIVLDGASPNQKLPPPPSDLPKC; encoded by the exons atgggtTTCTTTCTGCTTTCCTCATCACCACTTGTGGGAGCTTTTATCTTGGCCTTAAGCACTGTTTGGCTTCTGCCCTTGGTAGTAGTTGGCCAGCATTCAGGCATTACAAGGCAGTACAAGTTTGAt ATCAAGTTGCAGAATGTAACAAGGCTATGCCACACAAAGAGCATTGTGACTGTTAATGGGCAGTTTCCAGGGCCTCCACTTGTGGCTAGAGAGGGTGACCAGGTTCTCATCAAGGTGGTTAACCATGTCCAAAACAATATTAGCTTGCATTG GCATGGAATTAGACAGCTTAGAAGTGGATGGGCAGATGGACCAGCATATATAACTCAGTGCCCTATTCAAACAGGACAGTCTTATGTGTATAACTTCACTATTACTGGACAGAGAGGGACCCTTTTGTGGCATGCCCACATCTCATGGTTGAGGTCTACCATTTATGGACCTATTATCATCCTTCCTAAGCGTGGTGTCCCTTACCCATTTCTCAAACCCTACAAGGAAGTACCCATCATCTTTG GAGAATGGTGGAATGTAGACACAGAAGCAGTGATCAACCAGGCTCTACAGACTGGAGCCGGTCCTAATGTCTCTGATGCCTACACCATCAATGGACTCCCAGGTCCTTTGTACAACTGCTCTACAAAAG ATACATTCAAGCTCAAGGTGAAGCCTGGGAAGACATACCTCCTCCGTTTGATCAATGCTGCGCTCAACGACGAGCTCTTCTTCCGCATTGCCAACCACACAGTTACAATAGTTGAAGCTGATGCAGTCTATGTGAAGCCCTTCAAAACCAAAACACTCCTCATTGCACCAGGACAAACCACAAATGTTCTCCTCAAGACAAAGCCTAAATTCCCTAATGCCACCTTCTTAATGGCAGCTAGACCTTATTTCACTGGCCGTGGTACCTTTGACAACTCAACCACTGTAGGAATCCTTGAATATGAACACCcaaccacttcttcttcttcttcttcttcttcttctcttccaacTTCAATTAAGAACCTTCCACTCTTTAAGCCACCTCTCCCTTCCCTAAATGACACTTCTTTTGTTACAAAATTTACAAAAAGATTTAGAAGCTTAGCCACTACTACATTCCCTGCAAATGTTCCTCAAACTGTGGACAGacacttcttcttcactgttgGTTTGGGAACAACTCCATGCCCTAAGAACCAAACCTGCCAAGGTCCAACCAATACCACTAAATTTTCTGCTAGCATAAATAATGTCTCTTTTGTTCTTCCAAACAAAGCCCTCCTTCAAACCCGTTTCTTTGGGCAATCATCAAAAGGTATCTACACAACTGACTTCCCTAAAAGCCCACTTATTCCCTTCAACTATACAGGAACTCCCCCTAACAATACTATGGATAGTAATGGTACCAAGGTTGTGGTGTTGAACTATAACACAAGTGTAGAGCTGGTGTTGCAGGACACTAGCATACTTGGTGCCGAGAGTCACCCTCTTCACCTTCATGGATTCAATTTCTTTGCTGTTGGCCAAGGATTTAGTAACTTTGATCCTAAGAAGGACCCACCTAAGTTCAATCTTATTGACCCGGTTGAAAGGAATACTATTGGGGTACCTTCTGGTGGTTGGGTTGCCATTCGATTCCTTGCAGACAATCCAG gggtgtggttcatgCATTGCCATTTGGAAGTCCACACAAGTTGGGGATTGAAGATGGCATGGATTGTCTTAGATGGAGCAAGCCCCAATCAAAagttgccaccaccaccatctgaTCTTCCCAAATGTTGA